In Leopardus geoffroyi isolate Oge1 chromosome D1, O.geoffroyi_Oge1_pat1.0, whole genome shotgun sequence, a single window of DNA contains:
- the PATE3 gene encoding prostate and testis expressed protein 3, whose translation MDKHFLIVSFLFCFIVAVTPLKCVTCHLRTRTDRCRRGFGSCIAQTFESCMSLKIFQDNILQLSYMVCQKFCRDLTFDFHNRTYVHKCCRYNYCNIEI comes from the exons ATGGACAAACATTTCTTGATagtctccttccttttctgcttcattgtag CAGTGACACCTCTGAAGTGCGTAACGTGCCACCTTCGCACACGGACAGATCGCTGTAGAAGAGGCTTTGGTTCCTGTATTGCTCAGACGTTTGAGTCGTGCATGTCTTTAAAGATCTTCCAGG ATAACATTCTGCAGTTATCATACATGGTGTGCCAGAAATTCTGCAGAGACTTGACATTTGATTTCCACAATCGGACTTACGTTCATAAATGTTGCAGATACAATTATTGTAACATCGAAATCTAA